The following are encoded together in the Pan troglodytes isolate AG18354 chromosome 6, NHGRI_mPanTro3-v2.0_pri, whole genome shotgun sequence genome:
- the TAC1 gene encoding protachykinin-1 isoform X4, which produces MKILVALAVFFLVSTQLFAEEIGANDDLNYWSDWSDSDQIKEELPEPFEHLLQRIARRPKPQQFFGLMGKRDAGHGQISHKKAYERSAMQNYERRR; this is translated from the exons ATGAAAATCCTCGTGGCCTTGGCAGTCTTTTTTCTTGTCTCCACTCAGCTGTTTGCAGAAGAAATAGGAGCCAATGATGATCTGAATTACTGGTCCGACTGGTCCGACAGCGACCAGATCAAG GAGGAACTGCCGGAGCCCTTTGAGCATCTTCTGCAGAGAATCGCCCGGAGACCCAAGCCTCAGCAGTTCTTTGGATTAATGGGCAAACGGGATGCTG GACATGGCCAGATCTCTCACAAAA AGGCTTATGAAAGGAGTGCAATGCAGAATTATGAAAGAAGACGTTAA
- the TAC1 gene encoding protachykinin-1 isoform X3 — MKILVALAVFFLVSTQLFAEEIGANDDLNYWSDWSDSDQIKEELPEPFEHLLQRIARRPKPQQFFGLMGKRDADSSIEKQVALLKALYGHGQISHKKAYERSAMQNYERRR, encoded by the exons ATGAAAATCCTCGTGGCCTTGGCAGTCTTTTTTCTTGTCTCCACTCAGCTGTTTGCAGAAGAAATAGGAGCCAATGATGATCTGAATTACTGGTCCGACTGGTCCGACAGCGACCAGATCAAG GAGGAACTGCCGGAGCCCTTTGAGCATCTTCTGCAGAGAATCGCCCGGAGACCCAAGCCTCAGCAGTTCTTTGGATTAATGGGCAAACGGGATGCTG ATTCCTCAATTGAAAAACAAGTGGCCCTGTTAAAGGCTCTTTATG GACATGGCCAGATCTCTCACAAAA AGGCTTATGAAAGGAGTGCAATGCAGAATTATGAAAGAAGACGTTAA
- the TAC1 gene encoding protachykinin-1 isoform X2, whose protein sequence is MKILVALAVFFLVSTQLFAEEIGANDDLNYWSDWSDSDQIKEELPEPFEHLLQRIARRPKPQQFFGLMGKRDAGHGQISHKRHKTDSFVGLMGKRALNSEAYERSAMQNYERRR, encoded by the exons ATGAAAATCCTCGTGGCCTTGGCAGTCTTTTTTCTTGTCTCCACTCAGCTGTTTGCAGAAGAAATAGGAGCCAATGATGATCTGAATTACTGGTCCGACTGGTCCGACAGCGACCAGATCAAG GAGGAACTGCCGGAGCCCTTTGAGCATCTTCTGCAGAGAATCGCCCGGAGACCCAAGCCTCAGCAGTTCTTTGGATTAATGGGCAAACGGGATGCTG GACATGGCCAGATCTCTCACAAAA GACATAAAACAGATTCCTTTGTTGGACTAATGGGCAAAAGAGCTTTAAATTCTG AGGCTTATGAAAGGAGTGCAATGCAGAATTATGAAAGAAGACGTTAA
- the TAC1 gene encoding protachykinin-1 isoform X1 yields the protein MKILVALAVFFLVSTQLFAEEIGANDDLNYWSDWSDSDQIKEELPEPFEHLLQRIARRPKPQQFFGLMGKRDADSSIEKQVALLKALYGHGQISHKRHKTDSFVGLMGKRALNSEAYERSAMQNYERRR from the exons ATGAAAATCCTCGTGGCCTTGGCAGTCTTTTTTCTTGTCTCCACTCAGCTGTTTGCAGAAGAAATAGGAGCCAATGATGATCTGAATTACTGGTCCGACTGGTCCGACAGCGACCAGATCAAG GAGGAACTGCCGGAGCCCTTTGAGCATCTTCTGCAGAGAATCGCCCGGAGACCCAAGCCTCAGCAGTTCTTTGGATTAATGGGCAAACGGGATGCTG ATTCCTCAATTGAAAAACAAGTGGCCCTGTTAAAGGCTCTTTATG GACATGGCCAGATCTCTCACAAAA GACATAAAACAGATTCCTTTGTTGGACTAATGGGCAAAAGAGCTTTAAATTCTG AGGCTTATGAAAGGAGTGCAATGCAGAATTATGAAAGAAGACGTTAA